Within Paenibacillus sp. J23TS9, the genomic segment TCCATAATCGGAATCACATATTTAGAGAGGAGATAGACACCTTTGAGCGAGACGTCCAGCACAAGATCCCAATCTTGTTCATCCAGCTCGGTCACTGTTTTGCGGCGAATCACACCTGCGTTATTGAAAAGGATATGAATGCCCCCAAGAGCTGATCCGATCTCCGAGGCAACACGCTCGCAATCCGCTGCCGAGGTAACATTACAGCGGTAAAAGCTCGCCTGCCCTCCCTGTTCACGAATCCCAGCAGCGGCTTTTTCTCCTGCAGTCTCATTAATATCGATTAAGACGGCATGCGCTCCAAAATCCGCCAAAAGCTCGGCAGTGGCCAAGCCAATACCTGAAGCCCCGCCTGTAACGACAGCTACCTTACCTGATAAATTTAATACATCCTGTGTGTTAATCATCGTTCTCCTCCTCCGATTCTTGTTGTTTGGCTTCTGCTGCCAGCCGGCGGCTCATCCGTTCAGGCGAGCCGTCCTCTGCGAGGTAAGGCTGGAGCAGAATACGGAACTGGAATGGCTCCGGCTTTACGGAATGTTCCGGTGATTGTGCCGGTCCGCAGCTGTTGCTGCCCAGACCATTTTGCCGGTAATCCAAATTCAGAGTAATGAAGTCACGGGGCTTTAGATCACTCATATGCTGTGCCTCTTCCAGATCACCATCCGTATAACGTCTTGCACTGAACTCCAGCACTGGCGCGCCTGCTGCAAGCAGTCCGATCCCCGCTTCATCCACGATGGATACCCATCTGACATCGGTCCGATTGCCATTCTCCTGCGGGTAGATATATGGCGTGAACAATCCGTCCACAGTGCTCTGGTATACCCCGATGCGTCCAGCCTCCTTACTGTCCGAATAGCTCTCACCCGGACCACGACCGTACCATTTCACATGTTCCATATCCCCAGGGATCTGGAGCTGCAGCCCAATCTTCGGTAGCATAACCGGCGGTGTGCCTTCGGGAGTACCCTTCACGTCCATCGTCATGAGTCCACTTGCTGTGACCGTATAAGATATCTCGCAGCGGAAACCCCAATCGTGAACAGGAGGTGCGATGCGTGAGGTCCAGGTAACCTTTACCGCTGCTTCACCGAGCTGCTCCCACCGGAAGCCGTCGATCCGCTCTGTCAGCCTGTCGAGATGAGCCTTGCGCCAATCCGGGAGCACATACATGTCATTATCAATCGGCGCACGCCAGAAGTTCAGGCGCGGACCCCGCTGAATCAATTCCTTCCCATTGATGCAAAGTGATGCAATACCCGCCTGCAGCCGGTCGAAGGAAACGCGGAAGACATCATTGGAGAGGATCAGTCTGCGATCCTCCTCGTTAACGGATAATTTTTGCAATACAAGCGGCGCTGATATCCTTGATTCGTATAGGGACTGAGCCGGCAGTGCAAACTGTGCCCAGGCTACCTCATGTCCAGCTCTCGCCCAGCTGCAGTCAGCTCCCAGCGTAAATCCGACATTCAGCCACGCTTCCATACCTGCCTCTACGCTTTTCACCGGCTGACCCGCTTGGAGAGGAATCTCCAGCTCCGCATTTTCGCCTGGACCGATATGCGGAAGCGTGAGCATGCCGCTGCGTATTATGCATCCATCTGCCGTCACGCTGTAATTAGCCTGCAGATGATGAAGTGTCGCAAAGTCGTACCGGTTCGTAATACGGATTTTGCCTGCATCTATCATTTCGACCCTGACGGGTTCGATAATCTTCTTATATTCAATCAGTCCTGGTGAAGGCGTACGGTCCGGACGAATCAGCCCATCGATAACAAAGTTACTGTTATTCGGCACATCCCCATAATCTCCGCCGTAGGCATAATCATCCTTGCCGTCTGCCGTTTTCCGGCTCAAGCCATGGTCAATCCACTCCCAAACGAAGCCGCCCTGCAATCGGCGGTATGCATCGAAGGTATCGAAATAAGGCCGTAATCCCCCGGGTCCATTGCCCATCGCATGAGCGAATTCACACAGGATATGCGGCTTCGGATGATCCGTCATCTGACCGAAACCTATCATTTTCTCCACGGAAGAATACATTGTGCTTACTACATCGCATACTTCCGCTTCACGGTCTTCCTCATAATGAACCAACCGAGTCGGATCATTCTCTTTGCACCATTCGGACATCGCACGGAAGTTACAGCCGAAGCCGGACTCGTTGCCGAGTGACCAGAATATGACGGATGGGTGATTCTTGTCGCGTTCCACCATACGCCGGATCCGGTCTACGTAAGCATCCTTCCATGCCGGGTCGTCACTAAGACGCGAGATATTGCCCAGCGGCTCGAATCCATGGGTCTCCAGATCCGTCTCTTCCATGACATACAGTCCATATTCGTCACAGAGGTCATAGAACCGCGGGTCATTCGGATAATGCGCCGTACGTACGGCGTTAATATTATGCTGCTTCATCAGCTGGATATCTTGAAGCATGGTCGACAGCGTCACCGTACGCCCTGTATCCGGATGATGATCATGCCGGTTTACGCCTTTGAGCAGGATGGCCTTGCCGTTCACCAGGAACTGGCCATCCTTCACTTCCACACGCCTGAAGCCCACTCGCTGGGCGGTGATTTCCATGATTTGATCCTTCGCGTCCTGCACTGTAATAATCAGATGATATAAGTAAGGAGATTCAGCATTCCACAAGACAGGCTTTGCAACAGGCAGATTAAAATCGGCATGAGACAGGCTCGACAGTATTTGGTCAGCAGAGAGAACCAGTTCCCCTGCTTGGTCAATCAGTTGAAGCTGTACCTTCCCCTGAATGCTGCTGCCCGCCAGATCCAGGCGGACCGACAGCACCGCGTTAGCAAGTTCCGCATCCAGCTCCGTCACGACCCGATAGTCGGTGACCCGGACGGCAGAGGGCTCCGCAATCAGGTACACATCCCGGAAAATACCGCTCATCCACCACATATCCTGATCTTCAAGATAGCTGCCGTCGGACCATTGATATACCCTGACAGCCAAGCGGTTCACTCCCGGCTGCAAGAAAGATGTCAGGTCAAACTCCGTGGTCAAGCGGCTGCCCTGGCTATAGCCGACAAACGAGCCATTGAGCCATACATGAAAGGCGCTGTCCACGCCATCAAACTTGATCGATACGGTCCTTTCATCCCAGTGGGGAGGCAGTTCAAACTCACGCACATAACTCCCCGTCGGATTGTCATTCGGTACATGGGGCGGATCCACAGGGAACGGGTAAAGGAGATCTGTATAATGCGGATGTCCGTAGCCCTGCAGCTGCCAGTGTCCAGGTACACGGATGTCATCCCAGCCGGTGGTATCGCAAGTATTCTTATAAAAATCCTGTGGAGCCAGTTCAGGCATCCCGGAAAAATTGAATTTCCAAATTCCGTTTAGTGATTTGAACCACGGAGAACTTCCCCTGTCATAGCTCAAGGCACTGCCACGGTCTGAGTATGGTATAAAATAAGCTCTGCTCTTCGAGCGGTTTCTCTCCAGCACGCCAAGATTATCCCAATCGCGGTTGGTCATGATGTCATTCATGGTTCTCTTCCCTTCCTTTCTCTCTATCCTTTAATACCTGTAGTAGCAATTCCGCCTACGATATAGCGCTGGGCGAAGAAGAATATAGCCAGCGGCGGAATGGAGATCAGACAGGTAATAGCCATAATCGATTGCATATCGACGCCGTACATTCCTTTGAACTGCGAAAGGCCGAGCGTCAGTGTATATTTCGTCTGATCATTCAGGAAAATGAGCGGTCCAAGGTAATCATTCCAGCAGCTCATGATCTGAAATACGGCCACCAGGATCAATGAAGGCCCCATCAGCGGCACAATGATACGTAACAAAACAGTCACTTTGCTTGCACCGTCAATCGTTGCTGCCTCATCCAGCTCCCTTGGCAATGTCAGAATAAACTGCCGCAGCAAAAAGATATAATAAGCGGATCCGAACCAGGAAGGTACGATTAGCGGCTTGAGCGTGTTGATCCAGCCCAGATAGTTAAACTCCATGTACTGTGGAATCATGGTGACTTCCCATGGGATCATCATGGTTGCCAATACCACAAGGAACAGGAAATCGCGCCCTTTAAAATGAAATCTCGCGAAGCCATACGCCACAAGGGTGCAGGATATCAGCTGCCCAAGTGTAGAGAAGGCAGTGACGAGCACCGTATTTTTCAAAAACATGTTAAAGGGCTGGATATTCCAGGCCTCCGCAAAGTTGCTGAATTTCCATACGGATGGAATCCATTTAGGCGGGAACAGATACAGCTCCTGTTGAGATTTCAGGGCCGTAGTCACCGCCCAGAATAGAGGAGCAATGAAGAGCAGTGAACATAAAATGAGCAGCGTGTACGTGATCAGCTTTTTCATGGGGTCTGCCCTCCCTTTCTCGCCTTAAGCTTCTTCTGCGGATTCTTTTTCATTTCGCCTTCATAGAACACCCAGGCTTCCGATGACTTGAATACGAGGAATGTCAGCGTAAGCACGATCAGGAACATGAACCAGGCATTCGCAGCGGAATATCCCATTTTGAAATATTTGAATGCGTTCTCATACATATACATGGCATAGAAATAGGTAGATTTCAGCGGCCCGCCTCCCGTAAGCAAGAGCGCCAGCGTGAGCTGCTGGAATGCCGCAATAATGGATGTAATCAGATTGAATAGGATGGTCGGCGTAATCATCGGGATCGTCACGCTAAAGAATTGACGGATTTTACCCGCCCCATCGATCGAAGCAGATTCGTACAGATCCCGGGGAATGCCTTTTAGTCCCGCCAAGAAAATAAGCATCATGGACCCCTGGCCCCAAAGACTCGCGACCACCATTGCTACCAGCGACCATTTCGTATCATTCAGCCAATCGGGTCCCTGGATGCCAAAGATTGAGAGGAAGTAATTCAGTATCCCGTAATCTCCGCTATACACCCACGACCAGATCATGGCCAGCGCCACGCCAGAAATGACAGACGGCAAATAGAATGCCGTACGGAAAATTGCACTCCCTCGAACCTTTTGATTCAGAAGCATGGCGAGGCCGAGCGCGACCACGATATTGAGCGGAACGAAGAGAACCGCAAACTTCAGTGTCACAAACAGGGATTTCCAGAACATTGGATCATCGGTAAACATCTCCACGTAATTATCCAGACCGATAAAGGTTACCTTGCCGACAATCGGCCAATCAAAAAATGAAATAATCAAGGAGAACAACAGCGGTCCTAAGGTAAAAACGATAAATCCGAAGACCCAAGGGAAGATAAAGAGGTAGGGGGCAGCCCCACCCCATCTGCGTTTTTTCAAGGCCTTAAGGGCGGCTGTCTGTTCCCGTGTATTCTGCAGGTAGGTCTGAGCCATCTCCTAACCTTCTTTCTAAAATGAATTATTTCAAATACCGTTCACTGTCCTTGACAGCCTGGTTCAGCACTTCTTGGGCATTACCGCCATGCATTACCGCCTCTACAGCAGCGGACAGCTGGCGATTCACTTCATTCCATTTTGGATTCAGCAGAAATGCGGGTGTGTTGTCTGAGCGTTCAAGCATCGTATAGTAAGGCTTGTAAAGCGGATCCTGATCCTTCTTCAGCTCGTTAACGACACTTTGCCGCACAGGCAGGTCTGCAACACGCATTTTGATCGATTCATTGGATACATAGTACTTAACGAACTCCCATGCGAGATCCTTTTGCTTGGAGTCTTTGGCAATAGACAGCGCGGATTCGGCCAGCACACCCTTAACCGGTTTGCCTGCGAAAGCCGGTATTTCGACAGTGCCTACATCGATACCCGCTTGTTTGAACGATTCCAGCGGCCAGATTCCGCTTTCCCACATGGCGATTTTACCGGCTTTAAAAATATCATCGCCGCTCTGTTGGCCTTTACCGCCAGTGAGCACCGCAGAGCCGTTTTTCACCATATCGCCGAACATCTGGATGGATTCAGCCGTCTCTTTGCTGTTCATGTAGCCCTCAATGGTTTTGCCGTCCGGTGAGATGAAGGAGCTGCCATTACTCCAAACAAAGCCCTGCAAATCATAAGTATCATTCTCGGCGCGTGCCCCGAAACCATATTGCTTCTTGGATTTGTCGGTCAGCTTTTTGGCAATTTCCTGAAACTCGTTCCAAGTCCATCCGTCTTTTGGATAAGGGATGCCCGCCGCATCAAACAGCTTCTTGTTGTAATAGACGACACGGGTGGTAAACCCGGCAGGAATACCATACAGCTTGCCATCAATTTTTCCGTAGTTGAATAATCCTTTGTAGAAATCATCTATGTTCAGATCTTTATCCTTGTCTGCGAAGCTGTCCAGCGGCTCCAGTGATTGATGATAGGTCGGGAAATCCCACATATACATCACATCAGGCGGGTTAGCCGCTCCAAAGCCTGCGGCCAGCTTCTGATCGAAACCGTCTGCATAGGCCTCTACCTGTACCTTTGTGCCCGGATGATCCGATTCGAATTTTTTGGCGATATCCTGCTCAATCTTGAGCGCGTCCCCCGTGTCCCAGGTCGCAAAGCGGAGCGTCTTTTGATTCGAGCCGCCACTCTCCTGGCTGGCTGTTCCGGTACTTCCGTCTTTACCGCCGCATGCAGAAAGTACGGATACCATCATCGTTGTTGCAAGGACAATGAGTGAAATTCTTTTTTTCTTCATATTGTCAGCTCCCCTGTCAATGAGGTGTATAATAATTGAACCGCTTTCATCGTAACTCTAATGAAAGCGGTTCAAAACGTGCATCTATTCGAATGTTGTTGTGATTTTGTTCGAATTATCCGGGCAGGTGTCATTCTGTTCGGAGCGCCTCTCCTTTTTGTTGGTTGCGGTAATGGCTTGGCGTCTGACCCGTACAACGTTTGAACCATTTACTGAAATATTTGCTGTCTCCAAGTCCCGTGCGCTCGGCAATCTCCTGCATCGTCAGTGTCGTATCCCGCAGCAGACCAGATGCCAGGCGCAGCTTGCGCTTATATTGGAAGGCGATAAAGCTGTCTCCGACTGCCTTCTTGAACAAAATGGAGAAGTGGCTGCGGCTGAGACCGACCTCCTCTGCAAGCTCGCTCGCCGACCAGTCGGCAGCCGGATTCGAATGCAGCAGATTTACAGCCTTCCAGATTGGCTCCGGCCAATCCTCGCCTGATACTCCATAGATTCGCTCCAGCTCCGCCTCTTTATGCAGAGACTGAAAGGCCTCCTTCAGATCGTCACTGTGCAGCAAAGAGCCTCTGCGGCTCCACTGCAGCTTGCCGCATCTGCTCTTGCTCTCAACCAGAAGGCTATCCGCGGCTCCCCGAAGGGAATCAGGCACGACCCAGTAGCAATATTCCTCCCCGTAAGGAATCAGCGTTCCTTCACACATGCTGCGGTCGTCATGACCTGCATCCTGCAGAAGCCCGTTCCATGAAGACCCGCACTCCGCCGTTCGGATTAAATAAATATACAGCGGCTGTCCATTAAAATGCCACTGGCCTTCATGCAGCGTGGCAAGCTCGGCCGGGAATTTATCACTGTGTCCGTTCAGCCAGGCAAAAAGCAGCGTCTCCAGGCGTTCGCCATCCTGTGGGGCATTGGAGGATGGTGCCGATAGATCCTGCTGAAACTGCCTCAGCATCCCCTCCAGCTCTTCATCCTCAAAAGCCGTCTTCAGAAGGTAGCCCGAAGCCCCCAGGCGGATCCCCTGCTGCGCATATTCAAAATCCCGATGGCAGCTAAGCAAAATGATCTTCGTATTCTGCGCCGTCTCCTTTACTTTACGGGACAGTTCAATACCATCCATCTCCGGCATCACAATATCCGTTATCACCACTTCAGGCCGGTACTCCAAAAAAGCCTCCCAGGCTTTCAACCCGTTGGGAGCATCAGCTACGACTTCCATCCCAAACTGTTCCCAAGGTACGGTTGAGCGCAGCCCTTTACGTACAATGCTCTCATCATCAGCGATCAGCACCTTAATCTTCTTTGCTGTATCCATCGGAATGCTCCTCCCTTTTGGGCCAACGAATGATTATAGTCGTCCCCTCACCCTTCGTCGAATGTACCGTAAGCCCAAACTCCGGGCCGAAATGAAGCTTAAACTTCTGGTCTGCGTTCTGCACGCCCAGTCCCCCGCGCCCGCGGCGCGTTGGTCCCGGAATAAATAAACGCTCCAGCTTTTCTGCCGATATCCCGGCACCATTGTCCTTCAAAGTCAGCAGAAGCTCTTCCTTCTCCTCTCTGACACCAAGTTCAATAAGACCAACCCCATCGGTAAAGCCATGAAAAAATATATTTTCGAACAGCGGCTGCAGCGTCATCCGTGGAATCAGATACAGCTTCAGCGCTTCCTCACAATGGAGTTCATAGCGGAAGACATCACCATACCTGATCTCCTGAATTTTCAGGAAATGCTCAATCATGCGCAATTCTCTGCCAAGTGTAATCAGCTCCTGCGATATATCGAGATTCCCTTCCAGTACCATCGTCAGGTGATACAGCATCTGGCGGATATCCTCGGCTCCTTCGAGCCGGGCTTTCCATTGGATCGAATTCAGCGTATTGAAAAGCAAATGCGGATTAATCTGATAATGAAAAGCCTTCAGCTCGGCTTCCTTCTTCAGCCGCTCGCTTTGTTCCACTTCTTGTACCAGCGTCTGCACTCCGCTGACCATCCGGTTAAAGCTCATATCGAGGCTTCCCAGCTCATCCCGGCCTTCGATAGGCATCCGGGTATCCAGTTTACCAAAGCTGACCTTTTGCATGGAATCCTTTAGGGAGCGGATCCGGTCCGTAAACCGGGAGGAGAATATATAGGCAAGTCCAAAGGCCAGCAAACACGAAATAACTGCTACCACAATGGTGTTGAAACGAATAATTCCCGACGATAGATAAAATGCTTTGGCAGGCAGCCTTGCTTCAAGAGTCCACTGACTCACAGCCAGTGTCCGGTCCCAGATCATATCGCTGTCTTTCGGAGTGAATGCCGATGCACTTTGGTATACGATTCTTCCGTCCGCCGCCTTAATCGTCAGATGGGCCTTTGTATCCTTCTCAAACAGCCTGAACATATGAAGCAGCTCCTGAGCATTTTCCTCAATCAGAATCGTGCTGCCGTCCTGAGCACCGTTTGAGTTATGGATAGGTACGGCGAGCCCCAGTACAGGCAAATTGGGATCACCTGCACTGGTCATCGCATGGTTTTGCATATAAAAGCCAAGCCAGTAGATTCCTTGATATGAGGATGGCTTCTCCTTCCATGCAGGGATGCTTCCAAGCTTGGTGACATCCAGATTGTTCTCACCATAATAATAGCCTGACGGAGTGATAATATATATTCCCGCCGTCTTGTCGGTCCGAAGTGATTTGAGAAGAGCTTCAAAGTCATTTTTCTCGATGATTTCGTTATAGGTTACCGGAGCCCGGTTCCCGAGATCCGTGCGAGCCGGATCCAGCAAATAAGAATAGATCGTCTCACTCATTTGCTTCATCCGGCTTAAGGATGAACTGGTCTGCTGCTCTAACTGCGCTACGGCATTCTCACCGTATTTCCCAAACTGCGAATTGATTATTCTGGCAGACTGGTAATACGATACCGCACCCAGTGAGAGCAGAGGAATGAGGGTTACGATGAGAAAGCAAAATAACAACTTGGTTCGGATGCTTCGATAAGATCCGGACCAGATACGGCGGTAAAGCCAGTGGATATTCATACACAGTTTCTCCCCTCACCAGCAGTACGTATATCTGCATTCTAGCATGGACAGACATCCAATAGATAAACCCCTCCACTACATGATACCGCTTTCAATTTATCTGCTGCAGATAACTTTTATCTATCGTTATCGAATCATCCAACAAACGGGAAAAGCACCTCCCCTAAAAGCTGTTAAAAACAGCCGGGGAAGTGCGCTTTAATGCTTAGCTTGTATACTCATGACCCAAAATCAAGAATACGCTTGAGGTCCACGTAAATGCCCTGTCACGCAACCCTTCGCCAGTTATAGCGTCAAAATTCTCCGCCATACCGCTGCGGTTCAGCATGCTGCAAAAGCGCTTCGATACCTCCCGTGCCAGCTCCACATCGCCGGCTGCGGCAGCTCCCTCTACGAGCAGCATGGTTGATGGCGCCCAGATCGGACCACGCCAGTATCCATCCGGTAAATAGTATGGGCTGCTCACGCTTTCAGTCGCCCAGCCGTTTTCCGTCAGGAAACGGTTATCTTCACGAAGTCCTTCAAGGAGAGCCATGCGGATGTGTTCGGGAAGACGCTTGCCGAGCAAAATCGGCACAAACAGCAGCAGGCTATCTCCTTCTGATGGCTCATGCGTGCCTGAGCGGCAGGATATGAATTTTCCATCCTTCCAGAAATGACTGATCATCTTAGCCAGCGTATCTTCCGCGAGTTGTCTCCATGCCGAGGATTCCTCCGCCAGCCCCAGCAGGCCGGCAATTTCAGCAAGAAGCTCTGTCTGAATGACAAGAAAAGCGGCCAAATCAGGGCTTTCTACCGGAATCCCGTTATTAAACGCCGTGCTGTTATCCCAGCCGGAATCGTTACCATGATTATATTGGGGGATACCGTCGCCGTCCCCGTCGCGGTACCGGAACCACCAGCGGGTCCACTTGGACAGCGGGCCGTATACTTCACGCAGTTGGGCCTCCCGGATATAATCGGTCCGCTGCATCATCCAGGCCAGCGTCCAGCCGTGAATTGGCGGTTTGTTGCAGTTCCACAGTTCATATTTATCATTCACGAAGTCTGGTATCAAGCCGCTGTCGTCCTGGCGGTCAAAAAAGATCATGAACTGGTCCCAGGCCAGCTTGGGATCATGGCGTACCAGAGCCATCGCATTGAAGCAGTGATCCCAGCTCCATATATTCGTCATCCAGTTCTTCGACATATACATAGCTGGACGGGTCAGACAGCCTTCCGCCGGAACCAGGCAGGACCAGGTGATATAAGCAGCCAATCCCCGGCCCTCCTGCCAACGCTCTGGTACGGAGAGGCTGCGATCCAGCCACTGGGTAAAATCGGCTCTCGTTGTCTTCACCGCATCATCAAAGGGCTCCCATGCATTTCTTGGCTCCCAAACCGTGCGAAATTCCTCAACCGCAAATTCCGCCATATTCGTATCTGTATCTGCTGTAAACTCAGCCACCACGCGCGAGCTCTTAATTTTGTCCCAAGGGACTTCCATCTTCATACCACCGACGAGTCGGGTTAGCATGAACCTGCATTCATGGGTGAAGCTGTTCATTTCCCAGCTATCGCTGTTCACTTCATATGCATAATCATATGCTGCCGGCATAAAGGTAAGCCGGATACCACAGCCCTTCGCACGGAAGCGGACGGTACGGCTGTCCGAAATGCAGATTTCCGCGTAGATTGCTGAAGCAGGCGAACTCAGCCTAACAGCTTCCGGAGATGCATCCGGTGTGAATGGAAGCGGCCGACCCAGCTGATCCAGCAGTTCAATACGGAATGCTTCGCCAAACTTGTCATCCCCTCCCCGCACAGTTCGCAGATAGAGGCCTTGCTGTCTATTCTTCCCTTCAGGCAGCATCGATACCGCGAGGAACGATTCCCTGCGGCTGAAGGGTACAATGCTCAGATCAAATTTCATGGCTGTTCTCCTTCACCAAGAGGAATAATACGCTTTCATTTTACCTCTTTCGTTTAGGGATCAGGAACGGTCAGGTGTTTTCGAGCAGAGGGAAATTTGTTGGGAATGCATGCCCAGCCAAGACGATGGTGTAATTTTGTTAGCTGAAAGGGGGTGTGAATGTTAGATAATGTACCTTATTTCATACGCCCCATTCCTTCCTCGCATCCGCAACCGACTTTTGCGGAGTTTTACCCCATGCATAGTGTCCTTTCGGCTTGCGCCCAATCCATCTTTCGTCGACCGGCTCCGAAGCGAGCTGATAACGGGTATCCGAGCTTATTCTATATCGATGGGTCATATTATTTAGAGAGGCATGCATCATGTACATTCCGAAAATAATTACATCTCCGGCTTCAAAAGATGTTGTCGCCCATCTTCCCCCGAAGGTCTCAACGATTTCGACCGGGTCTTCGGAAAACCAGCCTGTCGCCACATTGTCCCGATCGACATCCATCTCCCCGTACGTCTGCTTGATTCTGTTATAATGCTGCGATCCGAGACATATGGCCAGCGTCCCTAATTCCAGCGGAATATCTCCAAACGGAGTCCACATTGTATAGACATCCTTCGTTCCCCTCCCCATGTAGACGACATCATAATGGGCACCTGTATTTCCGCCATGAGCAACGGCCCGCGGCCATTTGTAATCATAAGTCATTGATTCACCGCCGAGTAAACGATCAAAGAAGCTCATCACAGAAGGATTGTTGACGACCTCCAGAAAGTCTGGAAAGTCATCTTGCAGCTCTTCTGAGCTTCCGCCCCACATCGCAC encodes:
- a CDS encoding phytanoyl-CoA dioxygenase family protein, with the translated sequence MKVTIGERALEMGGKYLTELRSSNDILEDTEALRVRLKEDGYLFIRGFHNRERVLSARMEFLHKLHAMGLLDQEAPLEDGVLAEENKGAMWGGSSEELQDDFPDFLEVVNNPSVMSFFDRLLGGESMTYDYKWPRAVAHGGNTGAHYDVVYMGRGTKDVYTMWTPFGDIPLELGTLAICLGSQHYNRIKQTYGEMDVDRDNVATGWFSEDPVEIVETFGGRWATTSFEAGDVIIFGMYMMHASLNNMTHRYRISSDTRYQLASEPVDERWIGRKPKGHYAWGKTPQKSVADARKEWGV
- a CDS encoding sensor histidine kinase produces the protein MNIHWLYRRIWSGSYRSIRTKLLFCFLIVTLIPLLSLGAVSYYQSARIINSQFGKYGENAVAQLEQQTSSSLSRMKQMSETIYSYLLDPARTDLGNRAPVTYNEIIEKNDFEALLKSLRTDKTAGIYIITPSGYYYGENNLDVTKLGSIPAWKEKPSSYQGIYWLGFYMQNHAMTSAGDPNLPVLGLAVPIHNSNGAQDGSTILIEENAQELLHMFRLFEKDTKAHLTIKAADGRIVYQSASAFTPKDSDMIWDRTLAVSQWTLEARLPAKAFYLSSGIIRFNTIVVAVISCLLAFGLAYIFSSRFTDRIRSLKDSMQKVSFGKLDTRMPIEGRDELGSLDMSFNRMVSGVQTLVQEVEQSERLKKEAELKAFHYQINPHLLFNTLNSIQWKARLEGAEDIRQMLYHLTMVLEGNLDISQELITLGRELRMIEHFLKIQEIRYGDVFRYELHCEEALKLYLIPRMTLQPLFENIFFHGFTDGVGLIELGVREEKEELLLTLKDNGAGISAEKLERLFIPGPTRRGRGGLGVQNADQKFKLHFGPEFGLTVHSTKGEGTTIIIRWPKREEHSDGYSKED
- a CDS encoding amylo-alpha-1,6-glucosidase, which produces MKFDLSIVPFSRRESFLAVSMLPEGKNRQQGLYLRTVRGGDDKFGEAFRIELLDQLGRPLPFTPDASPEAVRLSSPASAIYAEICISDSRTVRFRAKGCGIRLTFMPAAYDYAYEVNSDSWEMNSFTHECRFMLTRLVGGMKMEVPWDKIKSSRVVAEFTADTDTNMAEFAVEEFRTVWEPRNAWEPFDDAVKTTRADFTQWLDRSLSVPERWQEGRGLAAYITWSCLVPAEGCLTRPAMYMSKNWMTNIWSWDHCFNAMALVRHDPKLAWDQFMIFFDRQDDSGLIPDFVNDKYELWNCNKPPIHGWTLAWMMQRTDYIREAQLREVYGPLSKWTRWWFRYRDGDGDGIPQYNHGNDSGWDNSTAFNNGIPVESPDLAAFLVIQTELLAEIAGLLGLAEESSAWRQLAEDTLAKMISHFWKDGKFISCRSGTHEPSEGDSLLLFVPILLGKRLPEHIRMALLEGLREDNRFLTENGWATESVSSPYYLPDGYWRGPIWAPSTMLLVEGAAAAGDVELAREVSKRFCSMLNRSGMAENFDAITGEGLRDRAFTWTSSVFLILGHEYTS